A genomic stretch from Shewanella sediminis HAW-EB3 includes:
- a CDS encoding outer membrane beta-barrel protein, which translates to MKNKFLVLAAVAATAISAPTFAADWFVGGTVGAQQNKYEGSVTVIDPVDPGFNVPMTGSEKENNAVYELRTGVYLNDNNRVYGTYSYNSDDFAKQQSLLMSYDYLVALGDSNKLNWFIGATAGVNHVSPDTNEVSSSNNFVWGGQTGLMYKINDQLSTEIGYRYLKQDYDVSHFESAISPANGATPGIQANMSLNDSQQLYLGVDYRF; encoded by the coding sequence ATGAAAAACAAATTTCTAGTTCTGGCAGCAGTAGCAGCAACAGCAATTTCAGCCCCTACCTTCGCAGCAGATTGGTTTGTCGGTGGTACCGTCGGTGCACAGCAAAACAAGTATGAAGGTTCAGTCACTGTCATCGATCCAGTCGATCCCGGCTTCAATGTTCCAATGACAGGATCAGAGAAAGAAAACAATGCCGTATACGAATTACGTACCGGTGTTTACTTAAATGACAACAACCGCGTCTATGGTACTTACTCTTACAACTCAGATGACTTCGCCAAGCAGCAGAGTTTATTGATGTCTTACGACTACCTGGTTGCTTTAGGCGATAGCAATAAGCTTAACTGGTTCATCGGTGCAACAGCCGGTGTTAACCACGTGAGCCCCGATACAAACGAAGTCAGCTCGAGCAACAACTTCGTTTGGGGTGGTCAAACTGGTCTAATGTATAAAATCAATGACCAGCTGAGCACCGAAATTGGTTATCGCTACCTTAAGCAAGATTACGATGTATCACACTTTGAGAGTGCGATCTCTCCAGCCAACGGAGCAACACCTGGTATTCAAGCTAATATGTCACTTAATGACAGCCAGCAACTGTACCTGGGCGTTGACTACCGTTTCTAA
- a CDS encoding Na+/H+ antiporter NhaC family protein, which produces MTTSVAVLLPLALTLILALTLRRTLLALGVGILSGALMIASFNPFMTLEYLAVTAGQQVYADGSWQSWHLNVLMAMVLLGAMTQLLARGGAVNAFADWLYHRIRNGRQARLGVVFLGWVVFIDGIFSCIAVGHVCQPLSQRYAMPKEQIAYLVDSNASPLCSLLPFSSWGPYVMAILAGITLLPVSPLQAFIEMAQINFYAITVIGLSLLAAWFGSGFKSLKNTDTAPESVQVGSPWLLGVPMATLLIASIGFTLWSGGAASEHWSITDWFSNADIGSSMRNACILATLTCVLLLKLSGRSLSQLMKDILAGIQGISFAIGILIFTWMIGAVIKDLGVAKLLAGWAEQFLSVHFLLAGTFLLCAVMAFTTGSSWGTFAIMIPIGSEIASAVDVTMLIPALSAVMAGAVFGDHCSPISDTSVLSATSSGCEPHSHVITQLPFAMIAAFTSLLGYQLTNLALPGYVVWLIVGMTAVGLFLLLTRFSGKFSRREALQEEG; this is translated from the coding sequence ATGACAACGAGTGTTGCCGTACTCCTACCCTTGGCCCTGACCCTCATTCTAGCCCTGACACTTAGGCGAACTCTTCTGGCTTTAGGCGTAGGAATTCTCTCTGGGGCCCTTATGATTGCCTCGTTTAATCCCTTCATGACGCTGGAATATTTAGCCGTGACGGCAGGTCAGCAGGTCTATGCCGATGGCAGTTGGCAATCCTGGCACTTGAATGTATTAATGGCGATGGTGCTGCTTGGTGCTATGACTCAACTGCTGGCGCGAGGCGGAGCCGTCAATGCGTTTGCCGATTGGCTGTATCACCGTATTCGAAACGGCAGGCAGGCGAGGTTGGGGGTCGTTTTCTTAGGCTGGGTGGTATTTATCGACGGGATCTTTAGCTGTATTGCCGTGGGTCATGTATGCCAGCCACTGAGTCAACGTTACGCTATGCCCAAAGAGCAGATTGCCTATTTAGTTGACTCCAATGCCTCCCCTTTATGTTCATTGCTGCCTTTCTCTAGTTGGGGGCCTTATGTGATGGCGATACTGGCAGGGATCACCTTATTGCCTGTCTCTCCATTACAGGCATTTATTGAGATGGCTCAAATTAACTTTTATGCGATTACTGTCATCGGTTTGTCATTGCTGGCCGCTTGGTTTGGTAGCGGTTTTAAGTCACTTAAGAATACTGATACGGCCCCGGAGTCTGTGCAGGTAGGCAGCCCCTGGTTACTAGGTGTCCCTATGGCAACACTGCTCATCGCTTCGATTGGATTCACACTATGGTCGGGAGGCGCGGCGTCCGAACATTGGAGCATCACCGATTGGTTTTCGAATGCCGATATCGGTAGTTCGATGCGAAATGCCTGTATATTGGCAACCTTGACCTGTGTCCTATTGCTTAAATTATCCGGGCGAAGTTTAAGCCAGCTGATGAAAGATATATTGGCAGGTATTCAGGGCATTAGTTTTGCTATCGGTATTCTAATCTTTACCTGGATGATCGGTGCCGTTATTAAGGATTTAGGTGTCGCTAAGTTATTGGCTGGCTGGGCCGAGCAGTTTCTCTCTGTGCACTTTCTTCTTGCCGGCACTTTCTTATTGTGTGCCGTGATGGCGTTTACGACAGGCTCCAGCTGGGGGACATTTGCGATAATGATCCCCATAGGTAGCGAGATCGCCTCTGCAGTCGATGTGACTATGTTGATTCCAGCGCTCAGCGCCGTTATGGCGGGAGCCGTTTTTGGCGATCACTGCTCCCCCATCTCAGATACCAGCGTGTTGAGCGCAACCAGCAGCGGTTGTGAGCCTCACTCTCATGTTATCACTCAACTTCCTTTTGCAATGATCGCAGCTTTCACGTCCCTCTTGGGTTATCAATTAACGAATCTGGCTCTGCCTGGCTATGTCGTTTGGCTCATCGTTGGAATGACAGCCGTTGGGCTTTTCTTGTTATTGACTCGGTTCAGTGGGAAATTTTCTCGAAGAGAGGCTTTACAGGAAGAGGGCTGA
- a CDS encoding cell division protein ZapB: MSLELLSKLETKIQAALETIELLKMELEEEKQKSNSLTEQNQQLSQDLNSWNEKVTGLVGLLNEEVS, translated from the coding sequence ATGAGCCTTGAACTACTGTCCAAACTGGAGACTAAAATCCAGGCAGCACTCGAAACTATTGAGCTACTAAAAATGGAGCTTGAAGAAGAGAAGCAGAAAAGTAATAGCCTGACAGAGCAAAACCAACAGTTGAGCCAAGATCTGAATTCTTGGAATGAAAAAGTCACCGGACTTGTTGGCTTGCTCAATGAAGAAGTGAGCTAA
- a CDS encoding DUF1107 domain-containing protein — protein MRVFPVYAPKLIVKHARIFLSGVIWVKDLGRLEFEKGRFLLPRRTQPNVKLAILELNELIEAQSSEAKIA, from the coding sequence GTGAGAGTTTTTCCTGTCTATGCACCAAAGCTTATCGTTAAGCACGCGCGTATTTTTTTATCTGGGGTGATCTGGGTTAAAGACTTAGGTCGATTAGAGTTTGAGAAAGGGAGATTTTTATTACCGAGGCGAACCCAACCGAATGTGAAGCTGGCAATTCTGGAGCTGAATGAGCTTATCGAAGCTCAAAGTAGCGAAGCGAAGATTGCTTAG
- a CDS encoding thiol:disulfide interchange protein DsbA/DsbL, translating into MKKALLIAVAMLIAPIAAIAADYKEGVHYTVINQGPATAKPEIAEFFSFYCGHCYNFSKTEVPKIKANKPEGVTFKQNHVEFIGKEMGIEMSRAFAVAHQLKVDAKIEHALFTAIHDKKQHFTNRDDIRKLFIANGVDGKDFDAAANSFMVSAQMSQMKRATSNAQISGVPALVVNGKYRVETGAIKSYDELLDIAYYLTSMK; encoded by the coding sequence ATGAAAAAAGCATTACTTATTGCCGTTGCTATGTTGATAGCCCCCATTGCTGCCATTGCAGCCGATTACAAGGAGGGTGTTCATTACACCGTAATCAACCAAGGCCCGGCGACGGCTAAGCCTGAAATTGCCGAGTTTTTCTCCTTCTACTGTGGCCACTGTTACAACTTTTCTAAGACTGAAGTGCCAAAGATCAAAGCGAATAAGCCTGAAGGTGTCACGTTTAAGCAGAACCATGTCGAGTTTATCGGTAAAGAGATGGGTATCGAGATGTCACGTGCCTTCGCCGTTGCTCATCAGCTGAAAGTCGATGCAAAAATAGAGCATGCACTGTTCACCGCAATACATGATAAGAAACAACACTTCACCAATCGTGACGACATTCGTAAGCTGTTTATCGCCAATGGCGTAGATGGTAAAGATTTCGATGCCGCCGCGAACTCGTTCATGGTGAGTGCTCAAATGTCACAGATGAAGCGCGCAACATCAAATGCTCAAATCTCTGGTGTACCGGCCTTAGTGGTTAATGGTAAATACCGTGTAGAGACCGGCGCTATCAAATCTTATGACGAGCTTCTCGATATCGCCTACTACCTGACTTCGATGAAGTAA
- a CDS encoding serine/threonine protein kinase produces MSQVNQGSGFHFRALTPDLILDAIESLGVYPETGLLALNSYENRVYQFRCDNGVRYVVKFYRPERWSDEQIQEEHDFSQSLVDEEIPIATPMIIDGRSLHHYQGFRFALFPSIGGRSFEVDNLEQLEATGRFIGRIHQFSQQAKFEHRVVVNPQMLGDESLLWLKESGHVPQSLVVPYFTIVEQVLEKSKEIWFKQPHKQIRLHGDLHPSNILWTPDGPGFVDLDDARTGPAVQDLWMMLTGDRSQRLLQLEILLEAYEEFCEFDTRELTLIEPLRAMRMLHYNAWLSRRWDDPAFPMNFPWYAEEKYWEQQILSFKEQLAVLDEPVLSLIPNY; encoded by the coding sequence ATGAGTCAAGTTAATCAAGGTTCAGGTTTTCACTTTAGGGCGTTAACCCCAGACCTGATCTTAGATGCGATTGAGAGTCTGGGTGTATACCCGGAAACGGGTTTATTGGCGCTTAATAGTTATGAGAACCGTGTCTACCAGTTTCGATGTGATAACGGTGTTCGTTATGTGGTTAAGTTCTACCGTCCAGAGCGCTGGAGCGATGAGCAGATCCAGGAGGAGCATGACTTTTCACAGTCGTTAGTCGATGAGGAGATCCCCATCGCGACGCCGATGATTATCGATGGGCGTTCACTGCACCATTATCAGGGATTCAGATTCGCGCTGTTTCCATCGATAGGTGGTCGATCATTTGAGGTGGATAATCTGGAGCAGTTAGAGGCGACCGGACGTTTCATCGGCCGTATTCATCAATTTTCACAGCAGGCAAAGTTTGAACATAGAGTCGTGGTTAATCCACAAATGCTGGGTGACGAATCCTTGCTCTGGCTTAAGGAGTCTGGCCATGTCCCTCAATCGCTGGTCGTCCCCTATTTCACTATCGTGGAACAGGTATTAGAAAAGTCCAAAGAGATCTGGTTTAAGCAGCCCCATAAACAGATCCGACTCCATGGTGACCTTCACCCCAGTAATATCTTGTGGACGCCGGATGGTCCGGGATTTGTCGATCTCGATGATGCGCGTACCGGTCCGGCAGTTCAGGACCTATGGATGATGTTAACCGGCGATCGGTCACAGCGATTACTTCAGCTCGAGATCTTACTCGAAGCCTATGAAGAGTTTTGTGAATTTGATACCCGTGAATTAACCCTTATCGAGCCTTTAAGGGCGATGAGGATGCTGCATTATAATGCCTGGCTGAGTCGAAGGTGGGATGACCCCGCCTTCCCGATGAACTTTCCCTGGTATGCGGAAGAGAAGTATTGGGAGCAGCAGATCCTCTCTTTTAAAGAGCAACTAGCCGTGCTCGATGAGCCGGTGTTGAGTCTGATACCCAATTACTAA
- a CDS encoding DUF3630 family protein, giving the protein MKLDSLQLNPESKSLSIQAAIDFEQFEQFAESLAQAIDSRVLDRQWGADRHQWLLEFEGTHMQLNYEFYGDICWLSVENDDEFEVLEYLAGLLESQI; this is encoded by the coding sequence ATGAAGTTAGATTCATTACAGCTCAATCCGGAATCTAAGAGTCTGTCTATTCAGGCTGCTATTGATTTTGAGCAGTTTGAGCAGTTTGCCGAATCATTGGCTCAGGCCATCGACTCGCGTGTATTAGACCGACAGTGGGGAGCCGATAGACATCAGTGGTTACTGGAGTTTGAAGGTACGCATATGCAGCTCAACTATGAGTTCTATGGTGATATCTGTTGGTTATCGGTTGAAAACGATGACGAATTTGAAGTGCTGGAATACTTAGCTGGCCTGTTGGAGTCTCAAATATGA
- a CDS encoding DsrE/DsrF/TusD sulfur relay family protein, with protein MQNILIVAHESPYGSEKLFNALRIAIALKEQETEVINLKIFLMSDAVYGAVKNQVTPDLSYNIQQMLDILIAQSVPVSLCKTCTNGRGVSQEMLIEGANIGTLGKLTQWTLDATKIMHI; from the coding sequence ATGCAAAATATTCTCATCGTAGCCCATGAAAGCCCCTATGGAAGTGAAAAACTTTTTAATGCCTTACGTATAGCTATAGCGCTCAAAGAGCAGGAAACTGAAGTTATTAATTTAAAAATATTTTTAATGTCAGATGCAGTCTATGGCGCTGTGAAAAACCAGGTTACACCAGATCTGAGTTATAACATCCAGCAGATGTTGGACATTCTGATTGCACAGAGTGTCCCGGTATCCTTATGTAAAACCTGTACCAATGGACGCGGAGTTTCGCAAGAGATGCTTATCGAGGGGGCAAACATAGGCACCTTAGGCAAGCTAACTCAATGGACGCTGGATGCGACTAAGATTATGCATATATAG
- a CDS encoding nitrous oxide-stimulated promoter family protein — protein sequence MAEHELLSGKLLREYNTILAMVEIYCKAHHQSKASECQECQEFLEYAHTRLDRCPYGQIKPTCNKCPVHCYKPHMKAKAREIMVFSGPKMLLPHPIMAIRHLFSERTPVPETVPVEFSNRHIRKNRKNHA from the coding sequence ATGGCAGAGCATGAACTACTCAGTGGCAAATTATTACGTGAGTACAACACCATCCTTGCTATGGTTGAGATCTACTGTAAAGCGCATCATCAAAGTAAGGCGTCGGAGTGTCAGGAGTGTCAGGAATTTCTCGAGTACGCCCACACACGCTTAGACAGATGTCCCTATGGTCAGATTAAACCTACCTGTAATAAATGCCCGGTACATTGCTACAAGCCTCATATGAAGGCAAAGGCGAGAGAGATCATGGTTTTTTCGGGGCCTAAGATGCTGCTGCCACACCCCATCATGGCTATTCGGCACCTGTTTTCTGAACGGACCCCTGTACCTGAGACGGTACCGGTCGAATTTTCTAATCGACATATTCGAAAAAACAGAAAAAATCACGCCTAA
- a CDS encoding TetR/AcrR family transcriptional regulator: MRPSTLKKQQKIIEVATKLFFEQGYAETSLDQIIDLCGGSKQTLYSYFGCKRGILIQVITSCTEEVGNVFQFDPESESDLSEQLALFGYDYLRALCSQPIIEMYRIIVGEARRDKELVEFFLSRGPHRFYDRLSEFLQSQAQQGKIDLEEPELTSSQLMGLLRGNYFQDVVLGVDIPSDEEMMQYSVQAVRCFLQGYETKA; encoded by the coding sequence ATGCGTCCATCCACGTTGAAAAAGCAACAAAAAATCATAGAGGTAGCGACTAAGCTATTTTTTGAACAAGGTTACGCCGAGACCAGTTTAGATCAGATCATCGATCTCTGTGGCGGCTCGAAACAGACGCTCTATAGCTACTTCGGTTGCAAGAGAGGAATACTGATTCAGGTTATTACCAGCTGTACCGAAGAGGTTGGTAACGTGTTTCAATTTGATCCGGAGAGTGAATCTGACCTGTCGGAGCAGCTGGCTCTGTTCGGTTACGATTATCTCAGGGCATTATGCTCGCAGCCCATCATCGAAATGTATCGCATCATAGTGGGAGAAGCGCGCCGCGATAAAGAGCTGGTTGAATTCTTCTTATCCCGTGGTCCCCATCGTTTCTATGACAGACTCAGCGAATTTTTACAGAGCCAGGCGCAACAGGGAAAAATAGATCTTGAGGAGCCTGAGTTGACAAGCTCTCAGCTTATGGGCTTGCTAAGAGGAAACTATTTTCAGGATGTGGTGCTGGGCGTGGATATCCCGTCCGATGAAGAGATGATGCAATACTCAGTGCAGGCGGTAAGGTGTTTCTTACAGGGTTATGAAACCAAGGCTTAG
- a CDS encoding HlyD family secretion protein has translation MNTKIKALVIAVALLTTTGATVNTFMPNADSIKTDNAYVHGEITQISAEASGRITEIFVTDNQLVQAGDLLATIDPRDYLARRDQAKAAQSMATASLENNRSRTELQRVKIDETAAYLEVARATYELEQRELRRYSKLVKTGAVSKTLHDAQTNKARIADANLEAAQLKLTAAKHQLITLQTERSQIVAQEQQTRAALELRELELQDTQILAPITGLVGNRSLQLGKFVKAGSGVLAIVPIDNLWVQANYKETQLTHIKPGQEVEVLLDMFPGTEFKGRVTSTSPSTGAQFSLLPPDNATGNFVKVVQRVPVKIQLEIPGELQGRVVPGLSAEVTINTESDSGVLEQEG, from the coding sequence ATGAATACAAAAATTAAGGCGCTCGTTATTGCGGTGGCACTGTTAACCACCACAGGTGCCACCGTTAACACCTTTATGCCCAACGCCGATAGTATCAAGACTGACAATGCTTACGTTCATGGCGAGATCACTCAGATAAGCGCCGAAGCCTCAGGGCGGATCACCGAGATTTTTGTCACCGACAATCAACTCGTTCAAGCCGGAGACCTTCTGGCCACAATCGATCCACGGGATTACCTTGCTCGTCGGGATCAAGCCAAAGCGGCCCAATCCATGGCCACAGCGTCTTTAGAGAACAACCGTAGCCGAACCGAGTTGCAGCGGGTCAAGATCGACGAAACGGCAGCCTACCTGGAGGTCGCCCGTGCAACCTATGAACTGGAACAAAGAGAGTTGCGACGCTATTCAAAACTGGTTAAAACCGGAGCTGTCAGCAAGACGCTTCATGATGCCCAAACCAATAAGGCAAGGATTGCCGACGCCAACCTGGAGGCGGCGCAGCTCAAACTTACAGCCGCAAAACATCAGCTCATCACTTTACAAACCGAGCGCTCACAAATTGTCGCACAAGAGCAGCAAACCCGTGCAGCGCTGGAGCTGAGGGAGCTCGAATTACAAGACACGCAAATATTGGCTCCCATTACGGGTCTTGTGGGTAATCGCTCGCTACAGCTTGGTAAATTCGTCAAAGCAGGCTCCGGAGTGCTGGCCATAGTGCCCATCGATAATTTATGGGTGCAGGCCAATTACAAGGAGACTCAGCTGACTCATATAAAACCCGGCCAAGAGGTAGAAGTATTATTGGACATGTTCCCCGGCACTGAGTTTAAAGGCAGAGTAACCAGTACCTCCCCCTCTACCGGAGCCCAATTCAGCCTGCTTCCACCCGATAACGCCACCGGTAACTTCGTTAAGGTGGTTCAACGCGTGCCGGTAAAGATCCAACTCGAGATCCCCGGAGAACTTCAGGGGCGTGTCGTACCGGGACTTTCTGCAGAAGTGACCATAAATACCGAAAGTGACTCCGGCGTGCTTGAGCAGGAGGGATAA
- a CDS encoding MFS transporter gives MSRRHELILLVTLAMIPFGITSAVYNASAAEIAGALGLSADDTSWLNIFYILTQLLLLPLASWLVYRIGATAVLAGGAIFGLGSTLILGFTTEVAAHFLAWAGLGVAASAMLVAVQVLVLRNLSLRDIALAEGCMMLMTTLLPMGVYPWIFAELAESGLWQLLFAAQTSLYVILLAWLWMRPFHGEDKVLPVRFNLLQASLMAGAITGAVLLLMRGQFYNWFDSQIVINLALSTIALSLLCVLAIKKHWGRGEFIRSDVLSPNKNKVSMYNAALAGFAVLGTSMLIGVYLGSVLNYSHSEQGWVQLPAFASMFLGLLVSIWVSNHPKIKADAVVPVGVLLIVLSSISLASSNAASGASDLLPALILRGFGVGLLNVTVSISILSSFKREHISQGVGYFYLFRTLGGLGGMALFSRMMSQEASGVLNVLGENFNPDNPAFIRQQSAMVEVLNNGMLEATQARVAHLLAGQLQTQTAAVAGGNNFHWFIVSLFILAPVLIIGKKWAAKKT, from the coding sequence ATGAGCCGCCGTCACGAACTTATACTACTGGTCACCCTGGCCATGATCCCCTTCGGTATCACCTCGGCAGTTTATAATGCCAGCGCAGCCGAGATAGCGGGCGCGCTCGGGTTATCTGCCGACGATACCTCCTGGTTGAACATTTTCTATATTTTGACACAGCTGCTCCTCCTGCCACTCGCTTCCTGGCTGGTATATCGTATCGGTGCCACAGCAGTGCTTGCCGGTGGCGCCATATTTGGTCTGGGCAGCACTCTGATACTGGGGTTTACCACTGAGGTGGCGGCGCACTTTCTGGCCTGGGCCGGATTGGGAGTGGCTGCCAGTGCCATGCTGGTTGCGGTACAGGTACTTGTGCTACGCAACCTATCCCTCAGGGATATTGCACTGGCCGAAGGCTGCATGATGCTGATGACGACTCTGTTACCTATGGGGGTTTACCCCTGGATATTTGCGGAACTGGCCGAAAGTGGGCTCTGGCAGCTGTTATTCGCCGCTCAAACCAGCCTATATGTCATCTTGCTGGCCTGGCTATGGATGCGCCCCTTCCATGGCGAAGACAAGGTGCTCCCCGTCAGATTCAATCTGCTTCAGGCAAGCCTCATGGCCGGGGCCATCACGGGAGCGGTTCTGTTACTGATGCGTGGCCAATTCTATAACTGGTTTGACAGCCAGATCGTCATTAATCTGGCCCTGAGCACTATAGCCCTCTCACTTCTGTGTGTACTGGCCATCAAGAAGCACTGGGGACGGGGCGAATTTATCCGCTCCGATGTGTTAAGCCCCAATAAGAACAAGGTCTCCATGTACAATGCCGCCCTCGCCGGATTCGCCGTACTGGGCACCTCTATGCTGATTGGTGTTTATCTTGGCAGTGTACTTAATTACAGCCATAGCGAGCAGGGATGGGTTCAGCTGCCCGCCTTCGCTAGCATGTTCCTGGGGCTCCTGGTCAGTATCTGGGTCAGCAATCACCCGAAAATAAAGGCCGATGCAGTGGTTCCCGTCGGCGTCTTGCTGATCGTGCTTTCCAGCATCTCCCTCGCCAGCAGCAATGCGGCAAGCGGTGCCAGCGACCTGCTACCGGCGCTGATATTGCGCGGTTTCGGGGTCGGCTTGCTCAATGTGACGGTATCCATCTCTATTCTTTCCAGCTTTAAGAGAGAACATATCTCCCAGGGCGTAGGTTACTTCTATCTGTTTCGCACCTTAGGCGGCTTAGGCGGTATGGCGCTCTTCTCTCGCATGATGAGCCAGGAGGCTTCGGGAGTGCTGAATGTACTGGGGGAAAACTTTAATCCGGACAACCCGGCCTTCATCCGACAACAATCAGCCATGGTTGAGGTGCTCAACAACGGGATGCTGGAGGCAACTCAGGCTCGGGTCGCTCACCTGCTTGCAGGTCAGCTACAAACCCAAACCGCAGCGGTCGCCGGAGGCAATAACTTTCACTGGTTTATCGTCTCCCTTTTCATCCTCGCCCCGGTCTTGATTATCGGCAAAAAGTGGGCGGCTAAAAAAACCTGA
- a CDS encoding S9 family peptidase: MGRANKLTVLAMISAGLFLGGSANALASQRTHQITTDDFFDIGGMSSVQLSPDGKQAVWLETRWDKELDKSQRDLWQVNTKNKKTTRLTFTNESESSPQWSGDGQYIYYIGKVTHEDKKAPYNGKSQVFRINRDGGDAVPVTKEVEGVSSFSLSPDGNTLYFLGSKTVKDKDEWASMRAGHSAPKYAHGERKTNPLYKLDLQHFKQQLILDDDKVVWNFSVSDDGSKVARITTSDNELVNLEGWSDIEIYNTRSKSNEVLEDTAWREQAPSPYGWLLGLDWHSDNQQLAFRIDFDGHPGKLFVSNTKTKSLTEVTRIDDVTLNSSDIHWRPNSDELCYRGADHARVKLFCTEVEDGKQGDTRAVVNGDLVIGSYSFSHNGKKLAFSHNGLDHFSEMFIADANSKRAKFKRITNINPQVDSWILPQISVVKWKAPDGSTVEGILDLPAGYKKEDGPLPLIVQIHGGPTSATPYALQHRSYGRSTFTANGWALLSPNYRGSTGYGDKFLTELVGQEHVIEVNDIMAGVDHLIDEGIVDGDKMAVMGWSNGGYLTNALISTNERFKAASSGAGVFDQRLQWMLEDTPGHVVNFMEGLPWEKPDAYTHGSSLTHADKIKTPTLIHIGENDQRVPVGHAQGLYRALKHYLNVPVELIVYPGEGHGLSKYQHRKAKMEWDQKWFNHYVLGKAID, encoded by the coding sequence ATGGGAAGGGCAAATAAACTCACCGTGTTGGCCATGATTTCGGCCGGACTTTTTTTAGGTGGCTCGGCAAACGCGTTAGCCTCGCAGCGAACTCATCAAATCACCACCGATGATTTTTTCGATATTGGGGGGATGAGTAGCGTACAGTTAAGCCCCGACGGAAAACAGGCCGTCTGGCTCGAGACGCGTTGGGATAAAGAGCTGGATAAATCCCAGCGAGACCTATGGCAGGTTAACACCAAAAACAAAAAAACCACTCGCCTAACCTTCACCAACGAGAGTGAGTCCAGCCCACAGTGGAGCGGCGATGGTCAGTATATCTACTATATTGGCAAGGTGACCCATGAAGACAAGAAAGCCCCTTACAATGGTAAGAGCCAGGTCTTTCGTATCAACCGAGATGGCGGCGATGCCGTGCCCGTGACCAAAGAGGTTGAGGGGGTCAGTTCATTTTCACTCAGTCCCGATGGTAATACCCTCTATTTCTTAGGCAGCAAGACGGTCAAAGATAAAGATGAGTGGGCGTCTATGCGTGCAGGCCACAGCGCGCCTAAATACGCCCATGGCGAAAGAAAAACCAACCCACTGTATAAGCTAGATCTCCAGCATTTCAAACAGCAACTCATTCTGGATGATGACAAAGTCGTATGGAATTTCAGTGTCAGCGATGATGGCAGTAAAGTTGCCCGAATCACGACATCAGATAACGAGCTGGTCAACCTCGAGGGTTGGTCTGATATCGAAATTTATAATACCCGGAGCAAGAGCAACGAGGTTCTGGAAGATACGGCATGGCGCGAACAGGCTCCATCGCCCTATGGCTGGCTACTCGGACTCGATTGGCACTCAGATAACCAACAGCTCGCCTTTCGTATCGACTTCGATGGCCATCCGGGCAAGCTGTTCGTCTCCAATACTAAGACCAAGTCACTGACCGAAGTGACGCGTATCGATGATGTGACGCTAAACTCGTCAGATATTCACTGGCGCCCAAACAGTGATGAGCTCTGCTACCGCGGCGCCGATCACGCCAGGGTGAAACTCTTCTGTACTGAGGTCGAAGACGGCAAACAGGGAGATACCAGAGCAGTCGTGAATGGCGATCTGGTGATCGGTAGCTACAGCTTCAGCCACAATGGCAAGAAGTTGGCATTTAGCCATAATGGGCTGGACCACTTCTCAGAGATGTTCATTGCCGATGCCAATAGCAAGCGCGCCAAGTTTAAGCGCATCACCAATATCAATCCTCAGGTCGATAGCTGGATACTACCGCAAATATCCGTCGTAAAATGGAAGGCCCCCGATGGCAGCACAGTCGAAGGTATCTTAGATCTTCCGGCGGGATATAAGAAAGAGGATGGCCCACTGCCATTAATCGTGCAGATCCATGGCGGTCCTACCTCCGCTACACCTTATGCCCTGCAACACAGATCCTACGGCCGCTCTACATTTACAGCAAATGGCTGGGCTCTGCTGTCACCCAACTATCGTGGCTCGACCGGTTATGGCGATAAGTTCCTCACCGAACTCGTGGGTCAGGAACATGTCATCGAGGTCAATGACATCATGGCCGGTGTCGACCATCTGATCGACGAAGGTATTGTCGATGGCGATAAGATGGCCGTCATGGGATGGAGCAACGGCGGCTATCTCACTAATGCTTTGATCAGTACCAATGAGCGCTTCAAGGCGGCAAGTTCCGGCGCCGGAGTGTTCGATCAACGCCTGCAGTGGATGCTGGAAGATACACCTGGCCACGTGGTCAACTTCATGGAAGGTCTCCCCTGGGAGAAGCCAGATGCTTACACTCATGGCTCTTCACTCACCCACGCAGATAAGATTAAAACACCAACGCTTATCCATATAGGTGAGAATGATCAACGCGTTCCAGTCGGACATGCTCAGGGTCTATATCGTGCACTCAAACATTACCTCAATGTACCGGTAGAGTTGATCGTTTATCCGGGCGAAGGTCATGGACTGAGTAAGTACCAACACAGAAAAGCTAAGATGGAGTGGGACCAGAAATGGTTCAACCACTACGTCCTCGGCAAAGCTATCGATTAA